In a genomic window of Marinitoga litoralis:
- a CDS encoding asparaginase, with protein MGKIAIITTGGTIAMEHDPLLGVIPSEERNKNLNEIPELKKIAETELIEFTNIPSPHMTPKIMYDLSKFVKNILSRDDVDGVVITHGTDTLEETAYFLDLVLNEKKPIVLTAAMRNWNEPSTDGPANLISSVRVASSKKAYNKGILVCLNDEIHSAREVTKTYTSNVATFDSPGYGPLGIVDEDAIIFYRESLLRMHIDARDVEDKVALIKTYTGDDGSILSVLPELGFKGVVVEGFGRGNVPPKVADKIEWLVKENNIPVVVVSRCFKGRVLGVYGYHGGGADLKNKGAILGNEVSGQKARIKLTVALGVTNDMEELRKYFEFNGVD; from the coding sequence ATGGGAAAAATAGCAATTATTACAACTGGTGGTACAATTGCAATGGAACATGATCCATTATTAGGAGTAATTCCTTCAGAGGAAAGAAATAAAAATTTAAACGAAATTCCTGAGTTAAAAAAAATAGCTGAAACAGAATTAATAGAATTTACTAATATTCCTAGTCCCCATATGACTCCCAAAATTATGTATGATTTATCAAAATTTGTAAAAAATATTCTTTCTAGAGATGATGTTGATGGAGTTGTTATTACACATGGTACAGATACATTAGAAGAAACAGCGTATTTTTTAGATTTAGTTTTAAATGAAAAAAAACCTATTGTATTAACAGCTGCTATGAGAAATTGGAATGAACCTAGTACAGACGGACCAGCTAATTTAATTTCATCTGTAAGAGTAGCTTCATCAAAAAAAGCGTATAATAAAGGGATACTTGTGTGTTTAAATGATGAAATACATTCTGCTAGAGAAGTTACAAAAACATATACTAGTAATGTAGCTACATTTGATTCACCTGGTTATGGCCCATTAGGGATTGTTGATGAAGATGCTATAATATTCTATAGGGAATCTCTATTAAGAATGCACATTGATGCAAGAGATGTAGAAGATAAAGTAGCATTAATTAAAACTTATACTGGCGATGACGGATCTATATTAAGTGTTTTACCTGAACTTGGTTTTAAAGGAGTAGTAGTTGAGGGATTTGGAAGAGGAAATGTGCCTCCTAAAGTTGCTGATAAAATTGAATGGCTTGTTAAAGAGAATAATATTCCAGTAGTTGTAGTATCAAGATGTTTTAAAGGAAGAGTTTTAGGTGTATATGGTTATCATGGTGGTGGGGCAGACTTAAAAAACAAAGGTGCTATTTTAGGAAATGAAGTATCTGGACAAAAGGCTAGAATAAAATTAACGGTAGCTCTTGGAGTAACTAATGATATGGAAGAATTAAGAAAATATTTTGAATTTAATGGAGTTGATTAA
- a CDS encoding transcription antitermination factor NusB, giving the protein MVRKDAYLLLREFDKKHYIPQKSFDYFTNIYTNQDMALLKNLVWGTIRNLVKIDYYLKKLIKNYKDIPPASKWILRLGAYQILNNFKPYVAVNETVKIAKNRKVRGFVNATLKNLLTKKDEINLPEWIEYSIPKWLYDYLNDNFPNDFVIEYMKKSYSINPITLRTNTLKISRDELISHLNDYNVETSKHSPFGIIIKNPQFPLENTEYYHNGFYYIQHESSQIIPLILDPKPGENVLDMCSAPGGKTTELAQLMNNEGTIMALDIDIDRLELVSINSKRLGIDIIKTKLISGIEYSGEKYDKILIDAPCTSLGTSSIHPEVLHRVKRKDFITYSDIQKQLLENAIENLIKTNGSIVYSTCTISKEENTFNMKYIKDKYRNIEFEKINLEKYNIKYYFDGYGYYFYPNDTLIPFYVAKIKIN; this is encoded by the coding sequence ATGGTTAGAAAAGATGCTTACTTATTATTAAGGGAATTTGATAAGAAACATTATATACCCCAAAAATCCTTTGATTATTTTACAAATATTTATACAAATCAGGATATGGCATTATTGAAAAATTTGGTATGGGGTACAATTAGAAATCTTGTAAAAATAGATTATTATTTAAAAAAATTGATAAAGAATTATAAAGATATTCCGCCTGCTTCAAAATGGATACTTAGATTAGGTGCTTACCAAATATTAAACAACTTCAAACCGTATGTTGCTGTAAATGAAACTGTTAAAATTGCAAAAAATAGAAAAGTAAGAGGTTTTGTAAATGCTACTTTGAAAAATCTATTAACCAAAAAGGATGAAATTAATTTACCTGAATGGATAGAGTATTCTATTCCTAAATGGTTATATGACTATTTAAATGATAATTTTCCTAACGATTTTGTTATAGAATATATGAAAAAAAGCTATTCAATTAATCCTATTACATTAAGAACTAATACTTTAAAAATTTCTAGAGATGAATTAATTAGTCATTTGAATGATTATAATGTTGAAACATCCAAACATTCACCTTTTGGAATTATAATTAAAAATCCACAATTTCCATTAGAAAATACTGAATATTATCATAATGGATTTTATTATATACAACATGAAAGTTCACAAATAATACCATTAATTTTAGACCCGAAACCTGGTGAAAATGTGCTTGATATGTGTTCAGCCCCTGGGGGAAAAACCACCGAATTAGCACAATTAATGAATAATGAAGGCACAATTATGGCATTAGATATTGATATTGATAGACTTGAATTAGTAAGTATTAATAGTAAAAGACTTGGTATAGATATAATAAAAACAAAATTAATTTCTGGAATAGAATATTCTGGCGAAAAATATGATAAAATACTTATTGATGCACCATGTACTTCATTAGGAACTTCTTCTATTCATCCTGAGGTTTTACATAGGGTAAAAAGAAAAGATTTTATTACTTATTCAGACATTCAAAAACAATTATTAGAAAATGCAATAGAAAATTTAATAAAAACTAATGGTTCAATTGTGTATTCAACCTGTACTATTTCAAAGGAAGAAAATACATTTAATATGAAATATATAAAAGATAAATATAGAAACATTGAATTTGAAAAAATAAATCTTGAAAAATATAATATTAAATATTATTTTGATGGTTATGGTTATTATTTCTATCCAAATGATACTTTAATTCCTTTTTATGTTGCAAAAATAAAAATAAATTGA
- a CDS encoding AI-2E family transporter, translating to MKLSTNLRGALFTVFYLLIFISISFISTDVFTIIIFTLGFVLAINLVAKGLNYLKIPMKIATIISLIASMFFLYLLLVLLVPTVIKEISNFIIFLNDFFQKAQWKILLQNQPENIINNIENFMNALQPKIIELLSNIIELLPTYGQKAFTFLFFLTIGTIYFSFYFDTFKNKLQYLYPKSLRNSARAFYNETFNQIEHYVVATLLASAFVGVSAFFVMSFLGIKYQLLLSFWAAVTNFIPVIGVVLEFIPMIIVGVSSGISTMLIFLLIMSIIHAIAFIIFISIMKDYGRVNPVVTIFSLLILGSLISLTGALIAVPIAMIIKVFWNTYIKPELERS from the coding sequence ATGAAATTAAGCACCAACTTAAGGGGCGCTTTATTTACTGTGTTTTATCTTTTAATATTTATTAGTATATCTTTTATTTCAACAGATGTTTTTACAATAATAATTTTTACTTTAGGGTTTGTTTTAGCAATTAACCTAGTAGCTAAAGGATTGAATTATCTTAAAATTCCTATGAAAATTGCTACAATAATTTCTTTAATTGCATCAATGTTCTTTCTATACTTACTTTTAGTACTATTAGTGCCAACGGTAATAAAAGAAATAAGCAATTTTATAATTTTCCTTAACGACTTTTTCCAAAAAGCTCAATGGAAAATATTATTACAAAATCAACCCGAAAATATAATAAATAACATTGAAAATTTCATGAATGCACTTCAACCCAAAATTATTGAATTGCTATCTAATATTATTGAATTATTACCTACATATGGTCAAAAAGCCTTTACTTTTTTATTTTTCTTAACCATAGGTACTATATATTTTAGTTTTTACTTTGATACTTTTAAAAATAAATTACAATATTTATATCCAAAATCTCTAAGAAATTCTGCAAGAGCATTTTACAATGAGACTTTTAATCAAATAGAACATTATGTAGTTGCTACATTACTTGCTTCTGCATTTGTTGGAGTATCTGCTTTTTTTGTAATGTCCTTTTTAGGAATTAAATACCAATTATTGTTAAGTTTCTGGGCGGCTGTTACTAATTTCATTCCAGTTATTGGTGTAGTTTTAGAATTTATACCTATGATAATAGTAGGTGTGTCTAGTGGAATTTCTACTATGCTTATTTTTCTATTAATAATGTCAATAATACATGCTATTGCATTTATTATTTTTATTTCAATAATGAAAGATTATGGTAGAGTTAATCCTGTTGTCACTATTTTCTCATTATTAATTTTAGGATCATTAATAAGTCTTACTGGAGCATTAATCGCTGTTCCAATTGCAATGATTATAAAAGTATTTTGGAATACATATATAAAACCTGAATTAGAAAGGAGCTAA